A single region of the Vicia villosa cultivar HV-30 ecotype Madison, WI linkage group LG4, Vvil1.0, whole genome shotgun sequence genome encodes:
- the LOC131597958 gene encoding uncharacterized mitochondrial protein AtMg00810-like, whose product MNKAFRIKDLGQLKFFLALEVARSSSGITLCQRKYCLDLLKDAGLIGCKPVSTPLDTATRLSHDNGSVFADVTAYRRLVGRLIYLTTTRPDIAFATQQLSQYMSAPTDTHYKAALHVLRYLKRSLARGIFLSHSSDLQILGFSDADWGGCIDTRRSISGYCFFIGKSLVSWKSKKQVTVSCSSAEAEYRALASATRELQWMCFLLQDLKQQPSCLPVLYCDNQSALHISANPVFHERINIWTLIVILSVRSSRLASCVSCPFLLMHKLQTYLLKLLDQNLSSTACPSLPW is encoded by the coding sequence ATGAATAAAGCATTTCGCATAAAAGATTTAGGACAACTGAAATTTTTTCTCGCCCTTGAAGTAGCCAGATCCTCCTCTGGGATTACCCTTTGTCAACGAAAGTATTGTTTAGATCTTTTAAAAGATGCTGGTCTCATTGGTTGCAAGCCTGTCTCAACACCTTTAGACACTGCCACACGTTTGTCACATGACAATGGATCAGTTTTTGCTGATGTGACTGCATATCGTAGACTTGTTGGTAGATTAATCTACCTAACAACAACACGACCTGACATTGCGTTTGCCACACAACAACTCAGTCAATACATGAGTGCTCCCACTGACACACATTACAAAGCAGCTTTACATGTGCTTCGATATCTCAAGAGATCTCTAGCTCGTGGCATATTTTTATCTCACTCCTCTGACCTTCAAATCCTTGGATTTAGTGATGCAGATTGGGGAGGATGTATTGATACGCGCCGTTCTATTTCTGGCTATTGTTTTTTCATAGGTAAATCATTAGTTTCCTGGAAATCAAAGAAGCAAGTAACTGTAAGCTGTTCATCCGCTGAGGCTGAATATCGGGCTTTAGCATCCGCCACCCGTGAACTTCAATGGATGTGTTTTCTTCTTCAGGATCTTAAACAACAACCATCATGCCTACCTGTGCTCTATTGTGATAATCAAAGTGCTCTGCATATTTCAGCTAATCCGGTGTTTCATGAGCGTATTAACATCTGGACATTGATTGTCATCTTGTCCGTGAGAAGCTCCAGGCTGGCCTCATGCGTCTCTTGCCCGTTCCTTCTCATGCACAAGCTGCAGACGTATTTACTAAAGCTCTTGGACCAAAATCTTTCTTCAACTGCTTGTCCAAGCTTGCCTTGGTAG